GTAAGAAAGCCCCACCCACATGCGCTCACTGTACATTGCTTTCACGTTTAGGTCAATTGAGGCAGGTGTACCGGTGGCTTTTCGGTACATGATTGAGGGGGTCAACATCACCCCCCGGTTAACCTTGAATCTGTACCCCCCTGTAATGTAAAAGTGCGGCTGCATGCGTCCTGAAATAACAGTGGAATAGGCATCTTTGAAATCATCTCCGCTGCTGATTAACTGGGTGCCAGAAACGCCCAGGAAGGCGGTAGGCGTATACACCCACACGCCCACACTTATGTCTGGCTTTAGGGTACTCACGTAAGAACCTTGCAGAGCGGGGTCAGTGGCATCTACTGCCCGTGCCTCTTTTGCGTTGAAACTGGTTCTTAGAGCGCCTGCAGAAATACCGCTTGCAACATTCAACTCACTGGTGATAGGAAGATGGTAACTATATAGAAAATTCACCGAGCTGGTATTCAATAGGCCAGCTTTGTCTACCTGCACAATAGCCCCCACCCCATGGTGCGGATTCACCCGATAAAATCTATTGTTCTTATTGACCCCAGTGCTTTTGGGAGTAGCAATTGCTGATTTCCTAAACTTACTTCTGGTGGTGGCGTTCCGATCATTTTTACCAATGGACGTGTGCGCACTGGTATAGAAAGAAATAGGTGATCCTTCCAGCCCAACCCATTGCTTTCTGAAGGAAGACCTAATGTCTGTGTAGCTTTCTATGCCGGCCACCGCGGGGTTCACAATGACACTATTAGACATATACTGACTGTACTGCGCCACTTGCTGCCCAAGGGTTTTTATGCTGGCAAGGCCCAGGAACACCATTCCTAACACACATTTTCTTATCACTTTCATGGTTCCCTGTTATTTAATGATGGTGACACTGCCAGACATGGGGGCCTCATCCTTGTCCAGATACAGAATGTAGTAATAGGCTGATACCGGCAACGGTTTGCCTTGGTAGGTGCCGTCCCATCTGGTCTGGTACCCCTCTGACGAAAATATTTTAGCGCCCCATCTGGTAAAGACCTCCACACGACAGTTAGGGTAATGCTCAATGTTCAGGATTTCCCAGTCATCATTGATACCGTCTTTGTTCTGCGTGATCACGTTAGGTATAAACACTTTGGGAAGCACGGTCACAGTCACTTCATCTGTGTCTACACAACCTTCAGCGGACGTCACAGTCACGGTGTAGGTGGTGGTTTCATCTGGTTTGGCTTGGGTAACGGCTGTGTTAGGCGATGACAAACCTACGGCAGGCGACCATACATAGCGCACTCCGCCGGAGGCTCTCAACTGGGTGGTTCTACCTTGAATAATAGTGACATCTGGTCCGGCGTTCGCCAGCGGCGCCACAACTTCAACTCTAATAGCTGTTCTGCTGGCACTAGTGCAACCTTGCGCTGATACCGTTTGCACATAATAAGTAGTGGTTTCTGTAAGGGCTGGCGTAATAAAACTGACACCCACATGTATTACAGTTCCTCCCTGGGCTTGTTCATACCATTCAACCTGCTGCCCTGGGTTGTTGACTCTAAGCAATGCCGTAAACCCGGGACAGATTCTGGCTCCTGGATTTTGCCAAACAGGAGCCGCTGGTAATGGATTCACTGTTATCTGAACCACCGCGCTTGTCTGATTTTGGCATGGCAATGACGCCACCACTCTTCTAAACCAAGTACTCTGAGTTAATACAGCAGGCTGATAGTCTTGGACATTGTTTATGCCGGGAGCCGGCGTGAAACCAACCAGCGGGCCATTGGTGCTTATTTCCCATAGGTAGGTGTACCCGCTTCCGCCGCCCGCTGGCATAGAGCCTTGCAATAGGTTTGGCGCTACCCCCGCGCAGATACTTTGGTCAGAGATGATGATGTTGTTAGAAAGAGGCTCTGCCACCGTTATTTTCACCGGATCACTGATATCTTCTGCGCATGGCGAAGACGTTACCACCCTCCGGAACCACGTTGACACGCTCAATGGCCCTGGCCGATAATTCAGGCCTGTATTGTCCCCAATTGCGGCAGTATAAGTAAAGCCGTCAGTACTTCTTTCCCATAAGTAGGTATAGGTGCCGGTGCCACCAGCAGGTTGCACCCCGTTAATGGCTTGTGGCAGATCTCCTCTACAGATAAATTGCTCTGCACTGATAAGATTATTGGTCAAGGCAGGTAATACATTTATCTGTAGGTAAGCAGAAGTGTTATTACAGCCGCCAGAGAACACTGTCCTTCTAAACCAAGTAGGGCGGGTTAAGTAGGCAGGCTGGTAATTTGCCGTATTGTTAGCACCTTCCGCGGGTCTCCAGCCACTATTGGGGCCCGTTACACTTTCTTCCCATAGATAAGTGTAAGCATCATTTCCGCCTTGTGGCAAAGTGCCTGTCAGCGCTGCTGGCAAAGCGCCTGCACATATGGCTTGGTTAAATGAAACGCGGTTATTAGAAATTGGCGGATTAATTCTGATTCTCACAGAACCACTGTAATGCGGGTCACAGGGCCCAGCGCTGACTACCCTTCTGAACCACGTAGTCTGCAGAACAAGCTCAGGCATAT
This region of Rufibacter sp. LB8 genomic DNA includes:
- a CDS encoding type IX secretion system membrane protein PorP/SprF, giving the protein MKVIRKCVLGMVFLGLASIKTLGQQVAQYSQYMSNSVIVNPAVAGIESYTDIRSSFRKQWVGLEGSPISFYTSAHTSIGKNDRNATTRSKFRKSAIATPKSTGVNKNNRFYRVNPHHGVGAIVQVDKAGLLNTSSVNFLYSYHLPITSELNVASGISAGALRTSFNAKEARAVDATDPALQGSYVSTLKPDISVGVWVYTPTAFLGVSGTQLISSGDDFKDAYSTVISGRMQPHFYITGGYRFKVNRGVMLTPSIMYRKATGTPASIDLNVKAMYSERMWVGLSYRNKDSFTVLGGLFVSPLLDFGYSYDLNTSDLNATNAGSHEILVGFKLNNKRNIICPQWIW